The proteins below are encoded in one region of Rutidosis leptorrhynchoides isolate AG116_Rl617_1_P2 unplaced genomic scaffold, CSIRO_AGI_Rlap_v1 contig289, whole genome shotgun sequence:
- the LOC139882606 gene encoding probable small nuclear ribonucleoprotein F: protein MEYKGFLASVDSYMNLQLGNAEEYIDGQFTGNLGEILIRCNNVLYLRGVPEDEEIEDADRD, encoded by the exons ATGGAATACAAAG GTTTTCTTGCTTCGGTGGATTCCTACATGAATCTGCAG CTGGGTAATGCCGAAGAGTATATTGATGGGCAATTCACAGGAAATCTGGGTGAAATTCTGATCAG ATGCAACAATGTTCTCTATCTTCGTGGTGTACCTGAGGACGAAGAAATAGAAGATGCTGACCGGGACTAG
- the LOC139882600 gene encoding Holliday junction resolvase MOC1, chloroplastic-like, which produces MDMWVKIVKFVRNSIWRYEDEDDEVFISKLKPKTLSSFFTSSNFKLLCTTTATTINSISDEIVTRPKKSRVSTRVKVKITVADAGVFKEKWLESLSYPLPQKEEGSETDPSSNNAGSDWVLGIDPDVSGALAVLRPDDSGCSCSAQVFDSPYLRMLVGKSVRKRLDAKSIVQLIRTINAPIGTTVYLEQSIPFPKDGKQGWWSGGFNYGIWIGILVASGFTVVPVPSFTWKNEFKLSGRSCTKDDNRRLASMLFPSLDSQLKRKKDHGRAEALLIAAYGKGLKLPTENSSEDEES; this is translated from the exons ATGGATATGTGGGTGAAGATAGTGAAGTTTGTGAGGAATAGTATATGGAgatatgaagatgaagatgatgagg TGTTCATTTCCAAGCTTAAACCCAAAACCCTTTCATCGTTCTTCACTTCCTCCAATTTCAAGCTCCTTTGtactactactgctactactattAACAGTATTAGCGACGAAATCGTTACACGGCCCAAAAAGTCTCGTGTTTCGACAAGGGTTAAAGTTAAGATTACGGTAGCTGATGCTGGTGTTTTCAAAGAGAAATGGTTGGAATCTCTCTCTTACCCTTTGCCCCAGAAAGAGGAAGGGAGCGAGACTGACCCGAGTTCGAACAATGCGGGTTCGGACTGGGTTTTGGGTATTGACCCGGATGTTTCTGGTGCCTTGGCGGTGTTGAGACCTGATGACTCTGGCTGTTCTTGCTCTGCTCAG GTATTCGACTCGCCTTACTTGCGAATGCTGGTCGGAAAAAGTGTTCGAAAACGATTAGATGCCAAGTCTATTGTGCAGCTTATCCGAACTATAAATGCTCCGATCG GAACTACAGTTTATTTAGAACAATCAATCCCATTTCCAAAAGATGGGAAACAG GGATGGTGGAGTGGAGGATTCAACTATGGAATATGGATAGGGATATTAGTTGCGTCAGGGTTCACTGTTGTTCCGGTGCCATCCTTCACCTGGAAGAATGAGTTTAAACTCTCAGGACGAAGCTGCACAAAG GATGATAATCGGAGGCTTGCATCGATGTTATTTCCATCATTGGATTCCCAACTGAAGAGGAAAAAGGACCATG GAAGAGCGGAGGCTCTACTAATTGCTGCGTATGGAAAAGGCCTTAAGCTCCCAACTGAGAATTCCTCAGAAGACGAAGAATCTTAG